The proteins below are encoded in one region of Arthrobacter sp. CJ23:
- a CDS encoding amino acid ABC transporter ATP-binding protein, whose amino-acid sequence MSNDGTIYARGIRKSFGPKTVLKDVDLDIASGEICCIIGPSGSGKSTLLRCINGLETVDSGVLKVNGEDFGYYETDTSYHALSPKKLALQRTRVGMVFQQFNLFPNMTARDNVMAGPVLVKGANKKQSAKRAQELLTSVGLGAFGDRYPAELSGGQQQRVAIARSLAMDPEIILFDEPTSALDPEKVGEVLAVMQDLAKKGMTMVVVTHEMGFAREVADSLLFMDEGFVVERGDARAVLGNPKEARTQAFLEKVL is encoded by the coding sequence ATGAGCAACGACGGCACGATCTACGCCCGGGGGATCCGCAAATCCTTCGGACCCAAAACCGTCCTCAAGGACGTCGACCTTGACATTGCCAGCGGTGAAATCTGCTGCATCATCGGCCCCAGCGGCTCCGGCAAGTCCACCCTGCTGCGCTGCATCAACGGCCTGGAAACCGTGGACTCCGGCGTCCTCAAGGTCAACGGCGAAGACTTCGGCTACTACGAAACAGACACCTCCTACCATGCCCTGAGCCCGAAGAAACTCGCGCTGCAGCGCACCCGCGTGGGGATGGTGTTCCAGCAATTCAACCTGTTCCCCAACATGACCGCCCGCGACAACGTCATGGCCGGGCCGGTCTTGGTCAAAGGCGCCAACAAGAAGCAATCGGCCAAACGGGCTCAGGAACTGCTCACCAGCGTCGGCCTGGGCGCTTTCGGTGACCGCTACCCCGCCGAGCTTTCAGGTGGCCAGCAACAACGCGTCGCCATCGCCCGGTCCCTGGCCATGGACCCGGAAATCATCCTCTTCGACGAACCCACCAGCGCCCTTGACCCGGAAAAAGTGGGAGAGGTTCTGGCCGTCATGCAGGACCTCGCCAAAAAGGGCATGACCATGGTGGTGGTTACCCATGAAATGGGCTTCGCCCGCGAAGTAGCAGATTCCTTGCTCTTCATGGATGAGGGTTTTGTGGTGGAGCGC
- a CDS encoding amino acid ABC transporter permease, translating into MDPALKPRLKRRSTFEYVSWVVCTLVGAGILASVATNPNFKWDVVAKYFTHESILRGLMLTIFLTVASMALGTLLGLGLAIMRASSIKPIAVLAGAYITLFRGTPVLVQLIFWFNIAALYPNLTIGIPFTDIGTAIDVNALMGPITAALIGLTLNEAAYMAEIIRGGFSSVGKGQIEAADSLGMSASMKMRKVIIPQAMPSIIPATGNQVIGMFKETSLVSVLGVAELLQSAQLIYARTYETIPLLIVASAWYLVMTLLLSYPQSKLEQKYSHTSVRIPRKSRKAVLTAPEGIAR; encoded by the coding sequence ATGGATCCGGCGCTCAAGCCCAGGCTCAAGCGGCGCAGCACGTTCGAGTATGTCTCCTGGGTGGTGTGCACGTTGGTCGGCGCCGGCATCCTGGCTTCGGTTGCGACGAACCCGAACTTCAAGTGGGATGTCGTGGCGAAGTACTTCACGCACGAATCGATCCTGCGCGGCTTGATGCTCACGATCTTCCTCACGGTGGCCAGCATGGCCCTGGGCACTCTCCTGGGCCTGGGTCTGGCGATCATGAGGGCTTCGAGCATTAAACCTATCGCGGTCCTGGCCGGGGCGTACATCACCTTGTTCCGGGGCACCCCTGTCCTGGTCCAGCTGATCTTCTGGTTCAACATCGCTGCCCTGTACCCGAACCTGACCATCGGCATCCCGTTCACTGACATCGGCACGGCGATCGACGTGAACGCGCTGATGGGCCCGATCACGGCGGCCCTGATCGGCCTGACCCTGAATGAAGCCGCGTACATGGCCGAGATCATCCGCGGCGGCTTCTCCTCCGTCGGCAAGGGACAGATCGAAGCCGCGGACTCCCTGGGCATGAGCGCGTCCATGAAGATGCGCAAAGTCATCATCCCCCAGGCCATGCCCTCGATCATCCCGGCCACCGGCAACCAGGTCATCGGCATGTTCAAGGAAACCTCCCTGGTCAGCGTCCTGGGCGTCGCCGAACTGCTCCAGAGCGCCCAGCTGATCTACGCCCGCACCTACGAAACCATCCCGCTGCTGATCGTCGCCAGCGCCTGGTACCTGGTGATGACCCTGCTGCTGAGCTACCCGCAGTCCAAGCTGGAACAGAAATACTCACATACCTCCGTCCGGATTCCCCGCAAGTCCAGGAAGGCTGTATTGACCGCACCGGAAGGCATCGCACGATGA